AAAGTCTATTATTAAGACCCATCCAGATGGCCGTGCTGATATCTACCTAGAGGTCATTGATCTCATACAATTAGATAGCTATAGCCCCAAATGGCTAGACAAACCCTATCCCGGCGGTCAGGTCCAAGTACTCAATGCCCAAAATACCCGCCTTGAGGACCACTGGCTGATGCAACAGCTTCGCCTACTCAAAGCCCAACACCCCCTCGCACTTCCGCTCTCCCTACAAAATGATATGGGCGAGTTTGACCTCCTTAGCCAACTCCCTATTCAAGATAAGGCCAAACTACACTATCTACAATTGCCCCCAGCTAGCAAGGCCCGCAAAGCCTTACTCCACTATGAGGTCAAGCAGTTGGGCCTCTTACTGATGCAACAAAAGGCCGTCTATAAAGGCTTTTGCTTTAATTAAATCAACCCTTGGTCCAAATAATAAAGAGGAGCAACTACTGTAGTAGTTGCTCCTCTTTGCGGTCTTAGTGAGGGGTTCTCCTAGCCCTACAGAGGGGTTCCCATACCCCTCTGTAGGGGTCGCATAGTCCTCAGGAGGAGTCTTATACCCCCAAGCGAGGACCTATAATAGTCCTCAAGAGGACCAATGAAAATACTCTTGAGGACTTTCCTTAATCCTAGCGAGGACTTCTCCTAATCCTCAGGAGGAGGTCTTTAGGTCCTCCTGAGGACCTAAGGTAACCCTAGCGAGGACCTCTGCAAATCCTAGCGAGGACTTCTCTTGATGCTAGCGAGGACCTACAGTAGTCCTAAAGAGGACCTCTGCACCTCCTAAGGAGGACCTCTGATAATCCTCTCCCTTATTTTAGGCCCCTCTTAGCCAGAATTTACAAAAAAAAGAGCCAAAGCCCCTAGGCCTTAGCTCCTATTTAATCCTCTAGAACAGAGCAAAAATAGATAGGGCTGCTTCACTATAATGCTCCCCTATAAGGTATAGCCTAGGGCTGAGGGCCTGCGCTGGCCTTCGGCCAGCGCATCGGCTGAGGGATGGGCAGCAGTGGCGCGAAGCGCCAGACCCAGCGGGCGAAGCCCGCGCAGGGCCGAGCAGACCTGCGAGCTGCGATACAGCCCGGCCCGAAGGCCCATCGGGCCGTAGGGGCAGCCCCAAACCCTCCTCCTAACATTCAGAAAGGCCAATAGGCACCTGTACAGCCAGCCCACCCTCTGCGGTTTCCTTATACTTAAAGTTCATATCTTGGGCAGTCTCCCACATGGCCAAAATGACCTCATCTAGGGCTACTCTAGCTTGGCCCGGCTCCGTTTCTAGGGCCAAATAGGCCGCATTGATGGCCTTAATAGCCCCCATGCTATTGCGCTCGATACAAGGAATTTGGACCAGCCCCCCAATGGGGTCGCAGGTAAGGCCCAGATGGTGTTCCATGGCAATTTCGGCAGCAATTAGAGACTGCTCATAGCTACCGCCCAGGCATTCGGTCAGGGCAGCGGCGGCCATGGCCGAAGAGACCCCAATCTCGGCCTGGCAGCCGCCCATAGCTGCAGAGATGGTCGCATTGATTTTGAACAAAACCCCCACCTGTCCAGCCGTTAGAAGAAAGCGAGCGATATTCTCCTTCTTAAAATTATCGGCAAAGCAAATATAATACATCAGCACGGCGGGAATCACGCCAGAGGCCCCATTGGTAGGGGCGGTCACCACTCGGCCAAAGGCCGCATTTTCCTCATTGGCAGAGAGGGCAAAGCAGCTGACCCACTTAAAAATATCTTGATGTGCATGTTGTTTACTTCGGATCAGGCCGATCCATTCTTGGGCATTGCTATAGCTGGCTTGCTCGCCCAAGAGGCGCTGCATCATGCGATTGGCTCGGCGGTGCACCTGCAAACCACCGGGTAAGATTCCCGTTTGATGGCAACCTTTATAGACACAGGCCTTCATGACCTCCCAGATTTCCCAGGCCTGCAACAGGCTACTTTCGGCGGGCCGCCATTGCTTCTCTCGTTCCAAAACAAACTGGCTAATTGAGGCCCCATTCATCGCTTGGCAATAATTGAGAATATCCTTCGCTTTGCGGACCGAATAGCTAGTGACCAGCTCTGGAAAATCCTCCTCTTCTTGGATCGGGCCATGATCTAGGGCCGAGGCCCATTCAATAAAGCCGCCGCCCACCGAATAATAGGTTTCCTCTAGGGTTTCATTGGCCAAAAAGGCCTTCACCTTTAGTCCATTGGGGTGATAAGGCAGATTTTCGGGCCAAAACTGCAGCTCTTGTTCATAGCAAAAAGGGACCTTTATTTGGCCGCCCAGCAAAATGCGTTTACTCGCCTTAATATCTTGAATACGGGCCCCGATTAGATCGGTATCTGTTGTTTTGGGGTCCTCATTGAGCAGGCCCATCAGCACTGCAATATCGGTTCCGTGCCCAATACCCGTCTTGGCCAAAGAGCCATAAAGCTCCAGCCTAATTTGTCTTACCTTTGGCCAATTCTCGGCCCCAAGTCGTTTGTGAATAAAGTGCAGCATGGCATTCCAGGGGCCCAGCGTATGCGAGCTCGAGGGGCCAACGCCCACCTTAAACATATCAAAAACGCTTAATGAATCCTCTTGCATAGTTGTTGTTTTCTGTACAGACGAAATTACAATCTTTATTCAATTCGCCTAAGTCCCCTACTTTAAATCGCTTAAAAGTTTTGTTATTATTTATTTGGGGCTGCCCCTACGGCCCTTTGGGCCTTCGGGTCGGGCTGTGCGGGGGCTCGCAGGTCTGCTCGGCCCTGCGCTTTTTCGCTGCGCTCAAAAGCTGGGTCTGGCCTTCGGCCACCCCCTACCATCCCTCAGCCATAGGGGCGGGCTAAAGCCCTTCGCAAATTACCTCATGCTCCCCCTCTTCAAAACAGCTTAGTCTATGCCTTCTTTGCTTATATTTTTGCTTTGCCTACTCTCTACTGTTGTTGTTTATGGGCAGCAGTTTTCCTTAGCCTTTCCCTTGGATAGTTTGCCCAAGCGCTGGCTCAAGAAGCAGACTTCGCCTGAGGGGTTAACGGCTGCGGCCTTGCAGCAATACTGGCCCAAACAATTGGCGAGGCTACATCAGTTAGGTTATTTGGAGGCCCAATTGGGTCTGCCGAGGCAATTGGATAGTCAGACTTATATATTGCCAGTTATCTTGGGGCCGGTCTATCGGCTAGATGCTTTGGCCTTAGATAGCATCTCGCCTTATCAGTTGGCGGCCTTAGGGCCAAAGTATTGGGATTTGGAGGGCCGGGCTTTCTCTATGGCCCAAATTGACGAGCTAGAACTGGCCTTATTAAAATATGCCGAGCGTCATGGTTATCCCTTTGCACAGACCCATTGGCAGCTGAACAAAATAGCGGGGCAGGATATTTCGGCCCAGCTGCTATTGGACCAAGGGCCATTGATTCGCCTAGATAGTTTGGACATTCGGCGGAAGGGGAAAAAGAAAGGTCCTCCTCCTATTCGCAAGGGGTTTTTGTCTCCCTATTTGGGCCTAAAGCAGGGCCAGCTCTATGATGAGCGGAAAATACAGGCTATTCGCAAGCGGATAGCGGAGCTTCCTTTTTTGGCCCTAACGGCCGACCCCTACATTCTATTTGAGGGGAATTTGGCTCGGCCCATTTTATTTGTGCAGAAGAAAAACGCCAGTCGCTTTGATGTCATCTTTGGTCTATTGCCCAATGACAATGCGATTCCTCCAGCACCAAAATTCAAATTCACGGGGCAGGTAGACATAGAGCTCTTAAATCCCTTTGGGCGGGGGCAGCGGATTTCGGGTAAATGGCAACAATTTGAGACGGGCCGTTCGGAATTGAACCTAGCCTATTCGGCCCCTTATATCTTTAGAACGCCATTGGGTTTGGCGGGCGACTTCTCTATATATCGGAGAGACAGCACTTATATCGACATCATTGGGGAATTGGGGATTAGTTATCTATTTGATGGGAACCAGGAACTGACTGCTTTTTGGAAAAACAGCAGTACAAGCGTGCAGCAGATGGACACCTTAGCGGTTTTACAAAATCGGAAACTGCCTAATTTGGTAGATAGTCGGCAAAATATGTTGGGTTTAGCCTATCAGTTGAGGCGGGTAGATTATCGTTGGAACCCTAGGCGGGGATTTATCTTGGGGCTAGAGGGGAGTTTGGGGCAGAAAACCGTCAGGCCCAATTCGGCCATATTGAACTTAAGGGACCCTGCTGATTTGGACTTTGATTTTGGGCAGCTTTACGATAGCCTTAGTGCTGCGGCCCAATACCAACTGAGTACAGACCTACAATACTTTTTACCCTTAGCTAGTCGGCTGACTATTATGGGGCGGCATCGGATGGGCTACCTACTTGGCGCAGCAGAAAAGTATGATAATGAGTTATTTCGTTTGGGGGGGCAACAACTTTTAAGAGCCTTTGATGAACAAAGCATACTCTCTGAATATTATCATTTGGTCAGTTTAGAAGTTCGTTATATTTTGGGACAGAACAGCTACAGCTACCTATTTGGGGAGCTAGCTCAGTTTGAGCAGTCTAATAATCAACGTAAAACTTATGCTTTTGGGGCAGGATTGGCCTTAGAAACCCCAGTGGGGGTATTTGCAATAAGTTATGCTTTGGGAAACTATTGGGAAAATGCTATTTTGTTTCGGAATGCAAAAATTCATTTTGGCTACCTAAATCGCTTTTAAGTGACAGCGGGCCAGCGGCGGCAGCTAATAGCAAGAAAACCGTTGAGCGGCCTAGGGATGGAAAGCAGTGGCCGAAGGCCAGACCCAGCCGCCGCAGGCGGTGCAGGGCCTAGCAAGCCTGCGAGCTGCGACACAGCCCGCCCCAAGGCCCATTGGGCCGCAGGGGAGGCCCCTAAAAAAAATAATACGCTAATAAAAAACAAGCCCTACTAAGATGGAATTAACGACACACCTAATCCGCAAATCTTTTCCCTTACTCACGGAACTAGAGTTGCAAAATGAAATTGTAGAATGTTCGACCTTGCGAGCATTTGATGCCAATGAGACCTTAATGGACTATGGCGATTACATTCGCTATGTGCCCTTGATGATAGAGGGGAGTATAAAAGTTTTGCGTCAGTCTGATGATGGCAATGAATTATTTTTGTATTACCTCAATGGGGGCGACACCTGTGCGATGGCCTTTACTTGTTGCATGATGCGCAGGAAGAGTGAGATTCGGACCATTACGGAGGAGCCCAGTCAGGTTATTTTCATTCCTTTGCAAAAAATGGAAGATTGGATGGGCCAATATCGGAGTTGGCGAGAGTTTGTGATGACCTCTTACAACAATCGTTTTGAGGAACTATTTAGTGCTTTAGACAACATTGCCTTTTTGAAGATGGACGAACGTTTGCTGCGTTATTTGGCCAGCAAGTCGCGTTCTTTGGGCCAGAAGATGCTCAACACCACGCATCAGGAAATTGCCAGAGAGCTAAATGCTTCTAGAGAGGCCGTTTCTCGTTTGCTCAAGAAGCTGGAGCGCAAGCAGCTGCTTCGTTTGGGCCGCAATAAAATTGAATTATTATTGGAGCCAGAGGCCTTAGAGAACTGGAGCCGAGACTAGGTTTTGGGGAAGAAAAAAGACCACTTTCTGTAGAGAAAGTGGTCTTTTTTTGTGCTTATGCCGCTGCTTTTAGTTAGTGCTAGAAGTGGATTCGTTCCTACCGTTTTCTTCTTCTACGGCGGGAGCTTCGGGGCAACCTTGGCAGGGGTCTACACTAATGCCATCCATACGTTTGAGTGATTTCAGCTCGGTGCCGTCCTCTTTCCAATCGATAATAGTAAACTCTGTGCGGCGGTTTTCCTGATGTTCCTCTTCGGTACAAGGGATGCCATCATAGCAATCGTTGAGCATCACTTTTTCGCCCATACCTTTAGCTTTGAGGCGTTTTTTGGGAATCCCTTTTCTCATCAGGTAGCGGACCACCGACTCTGCGCGGCGGTTAGAGAGGCGTTGATTACTGCGTCTTTTTCCGCGGGCATCGGTATGAGAAGTAAAGCGTACAGAAGCTTGTGGGAACATTTCGAGAAATGCCACCAAAGAATCTAGGCCGGGTCGGGCATCGGGGCGGATATTGGCTCTATTAAAATCGTAGAAAATGTGTACGATTTCGGGAACGCCTTCTGGGCGTTGGAACCAGATCGTATCGCCTTCTGGCGTGACCATATAGATTTTGTTGCCATTAACATCGATATAATTCTTATTGCCTTCTTGGTCCTCACATTCATCATAGCCATTTTCATCTTGATTACCTGTGGGCAGGCAATCTTCGGGAAACTTCTTTTGGTCGGGGCAATCTGCGGTGCCGGGCAGGCAGTTGATGGCCAAATCCACCTCGATAGCTTCATCGCCTTTACCGATATTTTTGGTCGTAAAGGTAGAAGACGACTTCGTATAGCCATCTTTAGAAACGATCAGTTGGTAATCACAATCCTCATTGATTTCGAGGAACTCATAATAACCTGTTTCATCGGTTAGGGTAGAGAGCTCATTGAGTGTTCCCTCACAATCTGATTTTAGGCGGACCAAAGCATTGCCTAGGGGCTGTTCAGAATAGCCATCGATTACGGTACCTCCTACATCAAATACTCTTTCGAGGTCTAGAGGAATTTGGATGACCACCGTTTGGCCGGGTTTGATATCTGCGGCCTTTGTACGAACATTATTGGGGCGGTAGTTAAGCATTTCTGCGGCAAAATCGCAGGGATTATCGAGTCCTACTTCCAAAAATGCCTTACCATCTCGGTTGGTGGTATAGCTATCTACGGAGCTACAGGCGGTATAGACCGTAGCGCCTTCAATGGGCATTTCGGTTGTTTTATCAAAAACGATCACCTCTACAGAGATAGACAGCTTAGTAAAGCTATAAATTTGGTCGCCTACGCCATCATCGCCTTGGCCCTCGCCATTATCGCGATTAGAGGCGATTAGTCCGTAAGTTTTGGTTTCATTCATCGTAATCGAGAAATCGTCCTTATTACTATTGATCGGGTAACCGAGGTTGACGGGATCTAGCCAGGCGCCATAGCTTTCGGTCACCTTATAAATATCTAGTCCATCAAGGCCGATTAGGCCATTCGAGGCAAAATAGAGGGTCATATCTACGCCTTCGCCATGGGCAAAGGGGAAAGCCTCATCGCCTTCTGTGTTTACGGTGGGGCCTAAATTGACAGGCACCGACCAGCGGCCGGCCTCCATATAAGAGGCATAGAGATCTAGTCCACCAAATCCCCCGGGCATATCGGAGGCAAAAAAGAGCATAGTTCCATCCTTAGACAAAGAGGGGTGCATCACATTATAGCCTTCATCATTGAAGTCGACCCCTTCGGGTTTATCCCATTTATCGCCTTTTTTATTGACCAGATAGATTTTTTGGCGGAGCACGCCATCTTCATTTCCGGCCTTACCATCTAAATCGGTAGCCGAGAAATAAGCCTGCGTTTGGTCGGCATTAAAGGTAATTGGGCCAATATGGCGGGGCGTTTTACGGATCTTTTTGGCGTATTTTTCGGGTTCGCCATAATCATAGATATACTTCTTTTCATCTTTGAGGGTCAGTTCAAAGTCAAAGAGTTGGGCAAAGCCGTCTTCGGTCCATTTATCTTCTACAATTTTGGTCGGAAACTTCGACTTAACGCGGTCTCTAGTCGAGCTAATAATCACTCTTTCTTTTTCGCCATCTTTATATAATACGGGCGAAAAATCATCGGCATTACTGCTCAGCTCTGGCCGTACCTCTAGGTCGTAGAGGTCTCCTGAGGCCCTGAGATTATCTACCATAGATTCCTCGCAGGCTTTTTCTAGAAAGCGAGCTCGGGTATCATCGGGCATAAGTTTGAGGTATTCTCTCACCCATTTGGTGGCCTTTTGGCATTTGCCATTCATTTGTAGGGCCTGCGCATAATAAAGCAAAGTAATAGGTGGAGCCTGCGGCATCAGCGACACTTGTCCGTACCAATACTCCATTTCATCCGAGTTGCGGAGCATGCGGTAACATTCAGCAATATTGAGTTTGGCCTCTGATTCATCATACTTCTCCAATACCTTTAGATAGACATCAATGGCTGCCTGATAATTATAGTCCTCCATCAGGCGTTTTGCCTTACGCAACTTTCCTTTTTGGGCCATTAGGCCTGTGCCCAAAAGGCTAAATAAAAGTAGTAGAAGAAAGGATTTATTATAACGCATATATGTTTTATTTAAGCACAAGACGCTTTTATTTTGGGGCTGCCCCTCGCTTTGCTCGGGTCGGGCTGTGTCAGGGCTCGCAGGGCTGCTCGGCCCTTCGTTTTTTCGCTGCGCTCAAAAACTCGGTCTGGCCTTCGGCCACCCTTATCCATCCCTCAGCCTGCGGCGGCTTTGCCGCCTGCCAAACGCAGAAAGAGCAGCATAAAAGGTCCTGTACTTAGTCGTTTTATTTTGCTGCTCTTTCCTTGGGTTCAACTTTAATTTTAGAAATAACGGACGTGCTTGGTTTTGCCTTTATAGCGCATCAAGTCATAGCCCAGCATAATTTCATAAGATCCTTGGGCGGGTCCTTGCAGTTCGGTTAGGGTATAATCATAGGCGGCACCGATACGGAGGCCATTTTCGAAGCGCATAGAAATCCAGAAATCGACAGAGTCGTAGGTACTTGTTTGGTCAATCACTTGTAGGGCGGTACGGAAAGAGGCCCCTACCCAGAGGCGATTATTAAACAAGAGGGAGAGGTCCACATCCATTTCGGTGGGGGCCGCCACATTATTCAGTTCATTCTTCTCAAAGAGGCCCACATGTTTCACGAGCAAAGAGGGGCGAAACACCATAGTAGAGTTGAGGGGAATAGCCACTCCACCCGATACATAATAGTGGCGATATTGTTGGGCCACAGGAATATTGGGGTTATTGGTTTCTTGGCGCAGCGCATTATTGATGAGCATAGGAGCCGAAAGGCCCACAAACCATTTTTCAGAGAAGAGATAGAGTCCGCCACCAAAGTTGGGTAACCAAAGGTTAGGCTGTAAATTCTGGAAAGCGGGATCATTGAGGTCCTCTAGTTCTAGATCGGTCCAATCGGCCGCCCAGTTAGAGACCCCACCTTGCATACCGATAGACAGTTTTACGGCCTTATTGATCGGCACATGATAGGCAAAAGAGCCATAGACATTAAACTGACGAGAGTTGGCAATTTGGTCCAAAGACATATTGAGCCCTAAGCCAATGTTTTTACCTTCTACGGGAGAGTGCAAGTTAATGGCCTGCGTCATGGGTGCCCCTTCTATGCCCCACCATTGTTGGCGATGTAAAACGCCCATATCCAGTACCTTGGCCGTTCCTGCATAAGCGGGATTATAGGTCATGGGCATGAACATATATTTGGTAAACATAGGATCTTGCTGGGCCTGCATACTTAGGCTCAGCAAACAGCTAAAAAGTAAAGTGTATAAAATACGCGCGCTCATATCGGTCAATTGTTATTAAGAGGAAAGTCATTTTGCCAGGGGGGCCAAAGCATCTGTATTTTTTGGCCCAAACCCTCACAAAAATAGCATTTAAGTTTTGGAAAAGAATAATTTTCTATTCTTATCCCTACAGATGCAGTTAAAAAACGTTTTTGGGCCTTGGCTTGTCCGCTTGGATCGCCTAGTTTATTAGAAATTAGTGGGCTA
This genomic interval from Saprospira grandis contains the following:
- a CDS encoding LON peptidase substrate-binding domain-containing protein — its product is MLQALPLFPLPLIKMPGELLQLHIFEPRYRKLLEDLKTGEQPLIGIPCTIEEPAQAGQLGCLARLKSIIKTHPDGRADIYLEVIDLIQLDSYSPKWLDKPYPGGQVQVLNAQNTRLEDHWLMQQLRLLKAQHPLALPLSLQNDMGEFDLLSQLPIQDKAKLHYLQLPPASKARKALLHYEVKQLGLLLMQQKAVYKGFCFN
- a CDS encoding L-serine ammonia-lyase; protein product: MQEDSLSVFDMFKVGVGPSSSHTLGPWNAMLHFIHKRLGAENWPKVRQIRLELYGSLAKTGIGHGTDIAVLMGLLNEDPKTTDTDLIGARIQDIKASKRILLGGQIKVPFCYEQELQFWPENLPYHPNGLKVKAFLANETLEETYYSVGGGFIEWASALDHGPIQEEEDFPELVTSYSVRKAKDILNYCQAMNGASISQFVLEREKQWRPAESSLLQAWEIWEVMKACVYKGCHQTGILPGGLQVHRRANRMMQRLLGEQASYSNAQEWIGLIRSKQHAHQDIFKWVSCFALSANEENAAFGRVVTAPTNGASGVIPAVLMYYICFADNFKKENIARFLLTAGQVGVLFKINATISAAMGGCQAEIGVSSAMAAAALTECLGGSYEQSLIAAEIAMEHHLGLTCDPIGGLVQIPCIERNSMGAIKAINAAYLALETEPGQARVALDEVILAMWETAQDMNFKYKETAEGGLAVQVPIGLSEC
- a CDS encoding BamA/TamA family outer membrane protein; the protein is MPSLLIFLLCLLSTVVVYGQQFSLAFPLDSLPKRWLKKQTSPEGLTAAALQQYWPKQLARLHQLGYLEAQLGLPRQLDSQTYILPVILGPVYRLDALALDSISPYQLAALGPKYWDLEGRAFSMAQIDELELALLKYAERHGYPFAQTHWQLNKIAGQDISAQLLLDQGPLIRLDSLDIRRKGKKKGPPPIRKGFLSPYLGLKQGQLYDERKIQAIRKRIAELPFLALTADPYILFEGNLARPILFVQKKNASRFDVIFGLLPNDNAIPPAPKFKFTGQVDIELLNPFGRGQRISGKWQQFETGRSELNLAYSAPYIFRTPLGLAGDFSIYRRDSTYIDIIGELGISYLFDGNQELTAFWKNSSTSVQQMDTLAVLQNRKLPNLVDSRQNMLGLAYQLRRVDYRWNPRRGFILGLEGSLGQKTVRPNSAILNLRDPADLDFDFGQLYDSLSAAAQYQLSTDLQYFLPLASRLTIMGRHRMGYLLGAAEKYDNELFRLGGQQLLRAFDEQSILSEYYHLVSLEVRYILGQNSYSYLFGELAQFEQSNNQRKTYAFGAGLALETPVGVFAISYALGNYWENAILFRNAKIHFGYLNRF
- a CDS encoding Crp/Fnr family transcriptional regulator; translation: MELTTHLIRKSFPLLTELELQNEIVECSTLRAFDANETLMDYGDYIRYVPLMIEGSIKVLRQSDDGNELFLYYLNGGDTCAMAFTCCMMRRKSEIRTITEEPSQVIFIPLQKMEDWMGQYRSWREFVMTSYNNRFEELFSALDNIAFLKMDERLLRYLASKSRSLGQKMLNTTHQEIARELNASREAVSRLLKKLERKQLLRLGRNKIELLLEPEALENWSRD
- a CDS encoding OmpA family protein — its product is MRYNKSFLLLLLFSLLGTGLMAQKGKLRKAKRLMEDYNYQAAIDVYLKVLEKYDESEAKLNIAECYRMLRNSDEMEYWYGQVSLMPQAPPITLLYYAQALQMNGKCQKATKWVREYLKLMPDDTRARFLEKACEESMVDNLRASGDLYDLEVRPELSSNADDFSPVLYKDGEKERVIISSTRDRVKSKFPTKIVEDKWTEDGFAQLFDFELTLKDEKKYIYDYGEPEKYAKKIRKTPRHIGPITFNADQTQAYFSATDLDGKAGNEDGVLRQKIYLVNKKGDKWDKPEGVDFNDEGYNVMHPSLSKDGTMLFFASDMPGGFGGLDLYASYMEAGRWSVPVNLGPTVNTEGDEAFPFAHGEGVDMTLYFASNGLIGLDGLDIYKVTESYGAWLDPVNLGYPINSNKDDFSITMNETKTYGLIASNRDNGEGQGDDGVGDQIYSFTKLSISVEVIVFDKTTEMPIEGATVYTACSSVDSYTTNRDGKAFLEVGLDNPCDFAAEMLNYRPNNVRTKAADIKPGQTVVIQIPLDLERVFDVGGTVIDGYSEQPLGNALVRLKSDCEGTLNELSTLTDETGYYEFLEINEDCDYQLIVSKDGYTKSSSTFTTKNIGKGDEAIEVDLAINCLPGTADCPDQKKFPEDCLPTGNQDENGYDECEDQEGNKNYIDVNGNKIYMVTPEGDTIWFQRPEGVPEIVHIFYDFNRANIRPDARPGLDSLVAFLEMFPQASVRFTSHTDARGKRRSNQRLSNRRAESVVRYLMRKGIPKKRLKAKGMGEKVMLNDCYDGIPCTEEEHQENRRTEFTIIDWKEDGTELKSLKRMDGISVDPCQGCPEAPAVEEENGRNESTSSTN
- a CDS encoding PorP/SprF family type IX secretion system membrane protein codes for the protein MSARILYTLLFSCLLSLSMQAQQDPMFTKYMFMPMTYNPAYAGTAKVLDMGVLHRQQWWGIEGAPMTQAINLHSPVEGKNIGLGLNMSLDQIANSRQFNVYGSFAYHVPINKAVKLSIGMQGGVSNWAADWTDLELEDLNDPAFQNLQPNLWLPNFGGGLYLFSEKWFVGLSAPMLINNALRQETNNPNIPVAQQYRHYYVSGGVAIPLNSTMVFRPSLLVKHVGLFEKNELNNVAAPTEMDVDLSLLFNNRLWVGASFRTALQVIDQTSTYDSVDFWISMRFENGLRIGAAYDYTLTELQGPAQGSYEIMLGYDLMRYKGKTKHVRYF